From the genome of Gracilinanus agilis isolate LMUSP501 chromosome 2, AgileGrace, whole genome shotgun sequence, one region includes:
- the LOC123233503 gene encoding ras-related protein Rap-1b-like yields MREYKLVVLGSGGIGKPALDQFKAMRDLYMKNGQGFALVYSITAQSIVNDLQDLREQILQVKDTDDVPMILVGNKCDLEDERVVGKEQGQNLARQWNNCAFLESSAKSKINVNEIFYDLVRQINRRTLVLGKARKKSSCQLF; encoded by the exons ATGCGTGAATACAAACTAGTTGTTCTTGGCTCAGGGGGTATTGGAAAGCCTGCCCT GGACCAATTTAAGGCAATGAGAGATTTGTACATGAAAAATGGGCAAGGCTTTGCATTAGTCTACTCTATCACAGCACAGTCCATAGTTAATGATTTACAAGATCTTCGAGAGCAAATACTTCAAGTTAAAGACACCGATGATGTGCCAATGATTCTTGTTGGTAATAAGTGTGACTTGGAAGATGAAAGAGTTGTAGGAAAAGAGCAAGGGCAGAACCTAGCAAGACAATGGAACAACTGTGCTTTCTTAGAATCCTCTGCTAAATCAAAGATAAACGTTAACGAGATCTTTTATGATCTAGTCCGGCAAATTAACAGAAGAACTCTAGTGCTTGGGAAGGCACGTAAAAAGTCATCATGTCAGTTGTTTTAA